A genomic window from Populus alba chromosome 19, ASM523922v2, whole genome shotgun sequence includes:
- the LOC140955037 gene encoding uncharacterized protein: MTTEGNFVQPSIPHFDGHYDHWSMLMENLLRSKELWGLIEIDYEEPSSGSIQTEAQRRKLEEFKLKDLKVKNFLFQAIDQTILETILVKKTSKQIWDSMKKKFEGSARVKRSHLQALRREFENLEMKTGEGVSEYFSRVLSVANKMRTYGEQMQDVTVVEKILRSPSEKFNYVVCSIEESKDIDQLSIDELQSSLIVHEQKFQRHTREEQALKISHEDRFSARGRGQSAYRGRGRGRRQPYNKATVECFKCHKLGHFQSECPSWDKEANYAKLGEEEEMLLMSYVKMNGAKKGDVWFLDSGCSNHMCGDKSLFTDLNESFRQEVKLGNNTRMDVLGKGNVRLQQNGVAERKNQIVMNMVRCMLLERKIPKSFWPEAINWTIHILNQSPTLVVKNQTPKEAWSGSRPSVEYFRVFRCVVHVHVLDVKRQKLDAKSVACVFLGVSEESKAFRLYDPAAKKIVVSRDVVFEEDKSWSWDKSYEEHIMADLEWEDNKTANVENEGAVSEEEGAVIEPICSPQTGENEEINRRPHEERNKVPPKWTNDYVTGEGLSEESEEEDANINLHYLALFTSDPVYFEEAVKHDK; the protein is encoded by the exons ATGACTACCGAAGGGAATTTTGTTCAACCATCCATTCCTCATTTTGATGGTCACTATGACCATTGGAGCATGTTGATGGAAAATCTCCTGCGATCTAAGGAATTATGGGGGCTGATAGAGATTGACTATGAGGAGCCATCAAGTGGATCGATACAGACAGAAGCACAACGAAGGAAGCTAGAAGAATTTAAGCTGAAAGACTTGAAAGTGAAAAACTTTCTCTTTCAGGCCATAGATCAGACGATATTGGAGACCATTCTTGTGAAGAAAACTTCCAAACAAATTTGGGACTCTATGAAGAAGAAGTTTGAAGGGAGTGCTAGGGTCAAGAGGTCACATCTACAAGCTCTTCGCAGAGAGTTTGAAAACCTTGAGATGAAGACTGGAGAGGGAGTTTCTGAGTATTTTTCAAGGGTGTTATCAGTGGCCAACAAGATGAGAACATATGGGGAGCAGATGCAAGATGTCACAGTGGTGGAGAAGATTCTCAGATCGCCGAGtgaaaaattcaattatgtCGTTTGCTCGATTGAGGAGTCCAAAGACATTGATCAACTCTCTATTGATGAGCTGCAGAGTTCTTTAATTGTTCATGAGCAAAAATTTCAGCGACATACAAGAGAAGAACAAGCACTCAAGATCAGCCATGAGGATAGATTTAGTGCAAGAGGAAGAGGACAAAGTGCGTACAGAGGCAGAGGAAGAGGGAGACGCCAACCTTACAACAAAGCAACAGTGGAATGCTTTAAGTGCCACAAGCTTGGACACTTTCAATCTGAATGTCCAAGCTGGGATAAAGAAGCCAACTATGCTAAattaggagaagaagaagagatgctGCTCATGTCATATGTGAAGATGAATGGCGCTAAAAAAGGAGATGTCTGGTTCTTAGACTCCGGGTGTAGCAACCACATGTGTGGTGACAAGAGTTTGTTCACTGATTTAAATGAGAGCTTTAGGCAAGAGGTAAAACTGGGAAACAACACAAGAATGGATGTGTTAGGAAAAGGCAATGTGAGACTGCAA CAAAATGGAGTGGcggaaaggaaaaatcaaatagtGATGAACATGGTTCGATGCATGCTTTTGGAAAGGAAGATTCCAAAGTCTTTTTGGCCGGAGGCAATAAACTGGACAATACATATTTTAAATCAGAGTCCTACATTGGTTGTGAAGAATCAAACACCTAAGGAAGCTTGGAGTGGAAGCAGACCCTCGGTTGAATACTTCAGAGTCTTCAGATGTGTGGTGCATGTACATGTTCTAGATGTGAAAAGACAAAAGTTAGATGCAAAGAGTGTTGCTTGTGTGTTTTTGGGAGTAAGTGAGGAGTCTAAGGCATTTAGACTCTATGATCCAGCTGCAAAGAAGATTGTAGTTAGCAGAGATGTAGTTTTTGAGGAAGATAAATCGTGGAGCTGGGATAAGAGTTATGAAGAGCACATCATGGCTGATTTGGAATGGGAAGATAATAAGACAGCAAATGTAGAAAATGAAGGAGCAGTGAGTGAGGAAGAAGGAGCAGTCATTGAACCGATTTGTAGTCCCCAGACTggggaaaatgaagaaataaacAGAAGGCCTcatgaagaaagaaacaaagtgCCTCCAAAGTGGACAAACGATTATGTAACTGGGGAAGGACTTTCGGAGGAgtcagaagaagaagatgcaaaTATCAATCTTCATTATTTAGCTTTGTTTACTTCAGACCCTGTATACTTTGAGGAGGCAGTGAAGCATGACAAATAG